A DNA window from Pleurodeles waltl isolate 20211129_DDA chromosome 12, aPleWal1.hap1.20221129, whole genome shotgun sequence contains the following coding sequences:
- the FZR1 gene encoding fizzy-related protein homolog isoform X2 has translation MDQDYERRLLRQINIQNENTMPCAPEMRRTLTPSNSPMSSPSKHGDRFIPSRAGANWSINFHRINENEKSPSQNRKAKDATSDNGKDGLAYSALLKNELLGAGIEKVQDPQTEDRRLQPSTPEKRSLFTYSLSSKRSSPDDGNEVSPYSLSPISNKSQKLLRSPRKPTRKISKIPFKVLDAPELQDDFYLNLVDWSSLNVLSVGLGTCVYLWSACTSQVTRLCDLSVEGDSVTSVGWSERGNLVAVGTHKGFVQIWDAAAGKKLSILEGHTARVGALAWNADQLSSGSRDRMILQRDIRTPPLQSERRLQGHRQEVCGLKWSTDHQLLASGGNDNKLLVWNHSSLSPVQQYTEHLAAVKAIAWSPHQHGLLASGGGTADRCIRFWNTLTGQPLQCIDTGSQVCNLAWSKHANELVSTHGYSQNQILVWKYPSLTQVAKLTGHSYRVLYLAMSPDGEAIVTGAGDETLRFWNVFSKTRSTKESVSVLNLFTRIR, from the exons ATGGACCAGGATTACGAGAGGCGCCTCCTACGCCAGATCAACATCCAGAATGAGAACACAATGCCTTGT GCTCCGGAGATGAGGCGAACTTTGACTCCTTCCAATTCTCCCATGTCCTCTCCTAGTAAGCACGGGGATCGCTTTATTCCCTCCCGTGCTGGGGCAAATTGGAGCATCAACTTCCACAGGATAAAT GAGAATGAGAAGTCCCCGAGTCAGAACAGGAAAGCAAAGGATGCCACGTCGGACAACGGCAAAG ATGGGCTGGCATACTCTGCCCTGCTGAAGAACGAGCTGCTGGGGGCGGGAATCGAGAAGGTGCAGGACCCGCAGACCGAGGACCGGAGGCTGCAGCCTTCCACGCCGGAGAAGAGGAGCCTTTTCACG TATTCCCTAAGTTCAAAGCGCTCCAGTCCAGATGACGGAAACGAAGTATCTCCATATTCCTTGTCGCCCATCAGCAACAAAAG TCAGAAGCTGTTGCGGTCCCCTCGAAAACCAACCAGAAAGATCTCAAAGATCCCCTTTAAAGTCCTTGATGCACCTGAACTGCAAGACGATTTCTACTTAAATTTGGTGGACTGGTCCTCTTTGAATGTTCTCAGCGTAGGTCTTGGGACGTGTGTGTACCTGTGGAGTGCATGCACGAGCCAG GTAACCAGGTTATGCGACCTCTCGGTGGAAGGAGACTCTGTAACGTCAGTGGGCTGGTCAGAAAGG GGTAACCTTGTTGCAGTAGGAACACACAAGGGTTTTGTACAGATATGGGACGCAGCAGCTGGCAAAAAGTTATCCATCCTTGAAGGGCACACGGCCAGAGTTG GTGCTTTAGCATGGAACGCTGACCAGTTGTCCTCAGGAAGCAGAGATCGAATGATTTTGCAGCGAGACATTAGAACACCTCCACTCCAGTCCGAGCGGCGGCTGCAAGGTCACCGGCAAGAGGTCTGCGGGTTGAAATGGTCTACCGATCATCAGCTCCTTGCTTCAGGTGGCAATGACAACAAG CTTCTGGTGTGGAACCACTCCAGCCTCAGTCCAGTCCAGCAGTACACAGAGCACTTAGCAGCCGTGAAAGCGATTGCCTGGTCTCCGCACCAGCATGGCCTTCTCGCCTCGGGTGGTGGCACAGCAGATCGCTGCATCCGCTTCTGGAACACCCTGACAGGACAGCCATTACAGTGCATTGACACAGGCTCCCAAGTGTGCAACTTGGCCTGGTCAAAACATGCCAATGAACTG GTGAGCACCCATGGATACTCTCAAAACCAAATCCTTGTCTGGAAGTATCCCTCCTTGACACAAGTGGCCAAGTTAACAGGACATTCATACAGGGTTTTATATTTG GCAATGTCTCCAGATGGTGAGGCCATCGTTACAGGTGCAGGGGACGAAACATTAAGGTTCTGGAATGTTTTCAGCAAGACGCGCTCTACCAAG
- the FZR1 gene encoding fizzy-related protein homolog isoform X3, whose product MRRTLTPSNSPMSSPSKHGDRFIPSRAGANWSINFHRINENEKSPSQNRKAKDATSDNGKDGLAYSALLKNELLGAGIEKVQDPQTEDRRLQPSTPEKRSLFTYSLSSKRSSPDDGNEVSPYSLSPISNKSQKLLRSPRKPTRKISKIPFKVLDAPELQDDFYLNLVDWSSLNVLSVGLGTCVYLWSACTSQVTRLCDLSVEGDSVTSVGWSERGNLVAVGTHKGFVQIWDAAAGKKLSILEGHTARVGALAWNADQLSSGSRDRMILQRDIRTPPLQSERRLQGHRQEVCGLKWSTDHQLLASGGNDNKLLVWNHSSLSPVQQYTEHLAAVKAIAWSPHQHGLLASGGGTADRCIRFWNTLTGQPLQCIDTGSQVCNLAWSKHANELVSTHGYSQNQILVWKYPSLTQVAKLTGHSYRVLYLAMSPDGEAIVTGAGDETLRFWNVFSKTRSTKESVSVLNLFTRIR is encoded by the exons ATGAGGCGAACTTTGACTCCTTCCAATTCTCCCATGTCCTCTCCTAGTAAGCACGGGGATCGCTTTATTCCCTCCCGTGCTGGGGCAAATTGGAGCATCAACTTCCACAGGATAAAT GAGAATGAGAAGTCCCCGAGTCAGAACAGGAAAGCAAAGGATGCCACGTCGGACAACGGCAAAG ATGGGCTGGCATACTCTGCCCTGCTGAAGAACGAGCTGCTGGGGGCGGGAATCGAGAAGGTGCAGGACCCGCAGACCGAGGACCGGAGGCTGCAGCCTTCCACGCCGGAGAAGAGGAGCCTTTTCACG TATTCCCTAAGTTCAAAGCGCTCCAGTCCAGATGACGGAAACGAAGTATCTCCATATTCCTTGTCGCCCATCAGCAACAAAAG TCAGAAGCTGTTGCGGTCCCCTCGAAAACCAACCAGAAAGATCTCAAAGATCCCCTTTAAAGTCCTTGATGCACCTGAACTGCAAGACGATTTCTACTTAAATTTGGTGGACTGGTCCTCTTTGAATGTTCTCAGCGTAGGTCTTGGGACGTGTGTGTACCTGTGGAGTGCATGCACGAGCCAG GTAACCAGGTTATGCGACCTCTCGGTGGAAGGAGACTCTGTAACGTCAGTGGGCTGGTCAGAAAGG GGTAACCTTGTTGCAGTAGGAACACACAAGGGTTTTGTACAGATATGGGACGCAGCAGCTGGCAAAAAGTTATCCATCCTTGAAGGGCACACGGCCAGAGTTG GTGCTTTAGCATGGAACGCTGACCAGTTGTCCTCAGGAAGCAGAGATCGAATGATTTTGCAGCGAGACATTAGAACACCTCCACTCCAGTCCGAGCGGCGGCTGCAAGGTCACCGGCAAGAGGTCTGCGGGTTGAAATGGTCTACCGATCATCAGCTCCTTGCTTCAGGTGGCAATGACAACAAG CTTCTGGTGTGGAACCACTCCAGCCTCAGTCCAGTCCAGCAGTACACAGAGCACTTAGCAGCCGTGAAAGCGATTGCCTGGTCTCCGCACCAGCATGGCCTTCTCGCCTCGGGTGGTGGCACAGCAGATCGCTGCATCCGCTTCTGGAACACCCTGACAGGACAGCCATTACAGTGCATTGACACAGGCTCCCAAGTGTGCAACTTGGCCTGGTCAAAACATGCCAATGAACTG GTGAGCACCCATGGATACTCTCAAAACCAAATCCTTGTCTGGAAGTATCCCTCCTTGACACAAGTGGCCAAGTTAACAGGACATTCATACAGGGTTTTATATTTG GCAATGTCTCCAGATGGTGAGGCCATCGTTACAGGTGCAGGGGACGAAACATTAAGGTTCTGGAATGTTTTCAGCAAGACGCGCTCTACCAAG